In one Fusobacterium sp. SYSU M8D902 genomic region, the following are encoded:
- a CDS encoding NUDIX hydrolase has translation MNTEDLKFLKIAVEKHPTTGTTLEYLIKQNAIAALVLNASGDKTLLVKQYRPGIAGEMYEIPAGLIENGESEINTLYREIEEETGYLPDSYNILYTPKKPLTVSPGYTQEKLYIYIIQLKDDSILPEALKLDEGEDLVGEWFSLEEVEDISQDMKTIFALSLYRNLR, from the coding sequence ACATCCGACTACTGGTACAACATTGGAATACTTAATTAAGCAAAATGCAATTGCAGCACTTGTTTTAAATGCAAGTGGAGATAAAACTCTTCTTGTAAAACAGTATAGACCTGGAATAGCTGGAGAGATGTATGAAATTCCTGCTGGTTTAATTGAAAATGGTGAGAGTGAGATAAATACTCTCTATAGAGAGATTGAAGAGGAGACTGGATATCTTCCAGATAGTTATAATATCCTTTATACCCCTAAAAAACCTTTAACTGTCTCTCCTGGATATACTCAAGAGAAACTATATATCTATATTATCCAATTAAAAGATGACTCAATCCTTCCAGAGGCTTTAAAATTAGATGAAGGTGAGGATTTGGTTGGAGAGTGGTTCTCTCTAGAAGAGGTTGAAGATATTTCTCAAGATATGAAAACAATATTTGCTCTATCTCTTTATAGAAATCTAAGATAA